The following are encoded in a window of Halosolutus halophilus genomic DNA:
- the purQ gene encoding phosphoribosylformylglycinamidine synthase I codes for MTVAILRFGGSNCDRDAERALEHLGIDAEIVWHEDGLPAETTGILLPGGFSYGDYLRAGAMAARSPIMAEVREAAADGVPVLGVCNGAQIGCESGLTEGAFTTNESARFQCERVFLRVERDDTPWTDAYEEGAVIEVPIAHGEGRYEIDDDRLAELEDDDRILFRYCDETGETGPDANPNGSKHDVAGILGETDSVAVLMPHPERATLPDVGSTDGQGVLRGFESTRR; via the coding sequence ATGACGGTCGCAATACTCAGATTCGGCGGCTCGAACTGCGATCGCGACGCCGAGCGCGCGCTCGAACACCTCGGGATCGACGCCGAGATCGTCTGGCACGAGGACGGCCTGCCCGCAGAGACGACGGGCATCCTGCTTCCCGGTGGCTTCTCCTACGGCGACTACCTCCGGGCGGGGGCGATGGCCGCTCGATCGCCGATCATGGCCGAGGTCCGCGAGGCCGCCGCCGACGGCGTCCCCGTCCTCGGGGTCTGTAACGGGGCCCAGATCGGCTGCGAGTCGGGACTGACCGAGGGCGCGTTCACCACCAACGAGAGCGCCCGCTTCCAGTGTGAACGCGTCTTCCTCCGCGTCGAGCGGGACGACACGCCCTGGACCGACGCCTACGAGGAGGGAGCGGTCATCGAGGTGCCGATCGCCCACGGCGAAGGCCGGTACGAGATCGACGACGATCGGCTGGCCGAACTCGAGGACGACGATCGGATCCTCTTTCGGTACTGTGACGAGACCGGCGAGACTGGCCCGGACGCGAACCCGAACGGCTCGAAACACGACGTCGCGGGCATCCTCGGCGAGACCGACTCCGTCGCGGTCCTGATGCCCCACCCCGAACGCGCGACGCTGCCGGACGTCGGATCCACGGACGGACAGGGCGTCCTCCGTGGCTTCGAGTCGACTCGACGATGA
- a CDS encoding archaeosine biosynthesis radical SAM protein RaSEA, whose product MSKPTPEVYEQGKGMDAHNQVMREIRSRKEASYDPHEPTRVWLDEDNTPTGVKRSLTIILNTGGCRWARAGGCTMCGYVAESVDGGSVSHEALMDQIDVCLDHEAENADEQADLIKIYTSGSFLDEREVGAETRRAIGETFADRERMVVESLPDFVDREKIGDFTGRGIDTDVAIGLETATDRVRHDCVNKYFDFADFEDACAEAAAADADAGSDAEAGIKAYLLMKPPFLTESEAVEDMRSSIERCADVAGCHTVSMNPCNVQRYTMVDELYFNDGYRPPWLWSVAHVLEETADVDAIVVSDPVGHGSDRGPHNCGECDDLVQKAIKDFDLRQDPSVFEQVSCDCERTWEVVMERERSFNQPLTR is encoded by the coding sequence ATGAGTAAACCCACGCCCGAGGTCTACGAGCAGGGCAAGGGCATGGACGCCCACAACCAGGTGATGCGGGAGATCCGCTCGCGCAAGGAGGCGAGCTACGATCCCCACGAGCCGACCCGCGTCTGGCTCGACGAGGACAACACGCCGACCGGGGTCAAACGGAGCCTGACGATCATTCTCAACACGGGCGGCTGTCGCTGGGCCCGCGCCGGCGGCTGTACGATGTGTGGCTACGTCGCCGAGAGCGTCGACGGCGGGAGCGTCAGCCACGAGGCCCTGATGGACCAGATCGACGTCTGTCTCGACCACGAAGCGGAAAATGCAGACGAGCAAGCCGATCTCATCAAGATCTACACCTCCGGCTCCTTCCTCGACGAGCGCGAGGTCGGCGCGGAGACCCGTCGGGCGATCGGGGAGACCTTCGCCGACCGCGAGCGGATGGTCGTCGAGTCCCTGCCCGACTTCGTCGACCGGGAGAAGATCGGGGACTTCACCGGACGCGGGATCGACACCGACGTCGCGATCGGCCTCGAGACGGCGACCGATCGCGTGCGCCACGACTGCGTGAACAAGTACTTCGACTTCGCGGACTTCGAAGACGCCTGCGCGGAGGCCGCAGCAGCCGACGCGGACGCGGGCAGCGACGCCGAGGCGGGGATCAAGGCCTACCTCCTGATGAAGCCGCCCTTCCTCACCGAATCCGAGGCGGTCGAGGACATGCGCTCCTCGATCGAGCGCTGTGCCGACGTCGCGGGCTGTCACACCGTCTCGATGAACCCGTGTAACGTTCAGCGCTACACCATGGTCGACGAACTCTACTTCAACGACGGCTACCGGCCGCCGTGGCTCTGGTCGGTCGCCCACGTCCTCGAGGAAACCGCCGACGTCGACGCCATCGTCGTCTCCGATCCGGTCGGCCACGGCTCCGATCGGGGGCCGCACAACTGCGGGGAGTGCGACGACCTCGTCCAGAAGGCGATCAAGGACTTCGATCTCCGCCAGGACCCCTCCGTGTTCGAGCAGGTCTCCTGTGACTGCGAGCGGACGTGGGAGGTCGTGATGGAGCGCGAGCGGAGTTTCAACCAGCCGCTGACGCGGTAG
- a CDS encoding phosphoribosylaminoimidazolesuccinocarboxamide synthase, which translates to MTSVKEFRIEDEATADNLGRGSFVFTDDYSVFDWGKMPDQIPQKGASLCSMGAFNFELLESEGVPTHYRGVVERSSTDRRTASDEDVEDGDVVPLADVENPPREMAIDLTQVPDLPHEGREYDYEAYHADAGSNYLVPLEIVFRNRVPVGSSLRRRTDPADHGLDLAEWPDEAVDLDDPIVEFSTKYEESDRYLDREEADSIAGEADIDDLESIAREVNRIVTEQADAAGLVHEDGKIECLYYDGAAAAADGERASGPANGEIRVGDVVGTFDENRFSYEGTQLSKEVIRQYHKRTQPEWVEAVSEAKAEAKRTDVADWKGLCDVDPEPLDESVIETARDMYCAGANAYTGRELFDAPPLSSAIGAVQRL; encoded by the coding sequence ATGACGAGTGTCAAAGAGTTTCGAATCGAAGACGAAGCGACCGCCGACAACCTCGGTCGCGGCTCGTTCGTCTTCACCGACGACTACTCCGTCTTCGACTGGGGGAAGATGCCCGACCAGATCCCCCAGAAGGGGGCGAGTCTCTGTTCGATGGGCGCGTTCAACTTCGAACTGCTCGAGTCCGAGGGCGTCCCGACCCACTACCGCGGTGTTGTCGAGCGTAGCTCGACAGACCGTCGGACTGCGTCCGACGAGGACGTCGAGGACGGCGACGTCGTCCCGCTCGCGGACGTCGAGAACCCGCCCCGGGAGATGGCGATCGACCTCACGCAGGTGCCCGACCTGCCACACGAGGGCCGGGAGTACGACTACGAGGCCTACCACGCCGACGCCGGCTCGAACTATCTCGTTCCGCTGGAGATCGTCTTCCGCAACCGCGTCCCCGTCGGATCGAGTCTGCGCCGGCGGACCGACCCCGCAGACCACGGTCTCGACCTCGCGGAGTGGCCCGACGAGGCCGTCGACCTCGACGACCCGATCGTCGAGTTCTCCACGAAGTACGAGGAGAGCGACCGCTACCTCGATCGCGAGGAGGCCGACTCCATCGCTGGCGAGGCCGACATCGACGACCTCGAGTCGATCGCCCGCGAGGTCAACCGGATCGTCACCGAGCAGGCCGACGCGGCCGGACTGGTCCACGAGGACGGCAAGATCGAGTGTCTCTACTACGATGGGGCGGCTGCTGCCGCGGACGGTGAGCGGGCTAGCGGGCCCGCGAACGGCGAGATCCGCGTCGGCGACGTCGTCGGCACGTTCGACGAAAATCGCTTCAGCTACGAGGGGACCCAGCTTTCGAAGGAAGTGATTCGCCAGTACCACAAGCGCACCCAGCCGGAGTGGGTCGAGGCCGTCTCCGAAGCCAAGGCGGAGGCGAAACGAACGGACGTCGCCGACTGGAAGGGGCTGTGTGACGTCGATCCCGAGCCCCTCGACGAGTCGGTGATCGAGACCGCCCGTGACATGTACTGCGCCGGGGCCAACGCCTACACGGGTCGCGAATTGTTCGACGCGCCGCCGCTCTCCAGCGCGATCGGAGCGGTCCAGCGTCTCTGA
- a CDS encoding alpha/beta fold hydrolase, which yields MEMHHIRRGTGEPLLLVHGLGGSWRTWTPVLDELAAEREVIAVDLPGHGETPPLFGEVSIDTLAGAVTSFLDAHDLEGVDVVGNSMGGRLVLELARRGTVGATVALDPGGFWTGWERYFFYATLAPSIRLVRALQPVMDRLTASAVGRTLLLAQLSARPWELSADVAREELRTFAGSPSFDELLRRLAFGPGQPGTDSTPGPVVIGWGSKDRVTLPRQAKRAVNRFPSAQVYWFEGCGHYPHWDAPDEAARVILVATARNEKDAS from the coding sequence ATGGAGATGCACCACATCCGGCGAGGCACCGGGGAGCCGCTCCTTCTCGTTCACGGGCTCGGCGGAAGCTGGCGGACGTGGACGCCCGTGCTCGACGAACTGGCGGCCGAACGCGAGGTGATCGCGGTGGATCTCCCCGGCCACGGTGAGACGCCGCCGTTGTTCGGCGAGGTCTCCATCGACACCCTCGCCGGGGCCGTCACCTCGTTTCTGGACGCACACGATCTCGAAGGGGTCGACGTCGTCGGGAACTCGATGGGCGGGCGGCTCGTTCTCGAACTCGCGCGCCGGGGGACCGTCGGCGCGACCGTCGCGCTCGATCCGGGTGGATTCTGGACGGGCTGGGAGCGGTACTTCTTCTACGCGACGCTCGCCCCGTCGATCCGTCTCGTCCGCGCGCTGCAGCCGGTGATGGACCGACTGACCGCCAGTGCCGTGGGTCGAACCCTACTCCTGGCCCAGCTCTCGGCGCGCCCCTGGGAGCTGTCCGCCGACGTCGCCCGCGAAGAGCTGCGGACCTTCGCCGGCTCACCCTCGTTCGACGAACTGTTGCGTCGATTAGCCTTCGGTCCCGGCCAGCCGGGGACTGACTCCACACCGGGACCCGTCGTGATCGGATGGGGGAGCAAGGATCGGGTCACCCTTCCCCGGCAGGCGAAACGCGCCGTGAACCGGTTCCCCAGCGCACAGGTGTACTGGTTCGAGGGGTGCGGGCACTACCCCCACTGGGATGCCCCCGACGAGGCCGCACGGGTGATCCTCGTCGCCACTGCCCGCAACGAGAAGGACGCGTCGTGA
- the purS gene encoding phosphoribosylformylglycinamidine synthase subunit PurS yields MTAYTATVTVRLKRGVLDPEAETTKQALERLGFELEALRSADRFEVDLDATSAEAARERASEMAERLLANPTIHDYDVEVDER; encoded by the coding sequence ATGACCGCCTACACCGCGACGGTGACGGTTCGACTCAAACGCGGCGTTCTGGATCCCGAGGCCGAGACCACGAAACAGGCCCTAGAGCGCCTCGGCTTCGAACTCGAGGCCCTCCGGTCGGCCGATCGATTCGAGGTCGACCTCGACGCGACCTCCGCGGAGGCCGCCCGCGAACGTGCGAGCGAGATGGCAGAACGGCTGCTCGCGAATCCGACCATCCACGACTACGACGTGGAGGTCGACGAACGGTAG
- a CDS encoding acetamidase/formamidase family protein: protein MAQREIQQELSVDQYTLGLVGPDQEWAGTVADGGTIETYTPPACWGPMITPEFRGGHEVTRPIRVENAEVGDAVALRIREIDVTSLATSTGSMREREGAFSDDPFVDHRCPECGTEWPDSVVEGTGEDAIRCAECGANASAFGFEYGYTVAFDDDHTVGLTMDEAGAHELAEDAEDVMDIPENSRQHPILLYEPSEMPGTLGRLRPFIGNVGTTPPVELPDSHNAGDFGQFLVGAEHDWGLESEADLEERTDGHMDVPEVRAGATLICPVKVDGAGVYVGDLHANQGDGELSLHTTDVSGTVTLDVEVIKGLDVDGPILLPNEEDLPFISKPYSEDELETGRELAAKHGVDIEDDVGPIQVIGSGATINDATENAFDRAGKLLDMSEGEVRSRCTFTGGVQIGRLPGVVQLDMLAPMDVLEERGMAHLVREQYDL, encoded by the coding sequence ATGGCACAACGAGAAATCCAGCAAGAGCTGTCCGTCGACCAGTACACGCTCGGCCTCGTGGGTCCCGACCAGGAGTGGGCGGGAACCGTGGCCGACGGCGGCACGATCGAGACGTACACGCCCCCGGCCTGCTGGGGGCCGATGATCACCCCCGAGTTCCGCGGCGGCCACGAGGTAACGCGACCGATCCGGGTCGAGAACGCCGAGGTCGGTGACGCGGTCGCGCTGCGGATTCGAGAGATCGACGTGACGAGTCTCGCGACGAGTACGGGCTCGATGCGCGAGCGCGAGGGGGCCTTCAGCGACGATCCGTTCGTCGATCACCGTTGTCCCGAGTGCGGGACGGAGTGGCCCGACTCCGTCGTCGAGGGCACCGGCGAGGACGCCATCCGCTGTGCGGAGTGTGGCGCGAACGCGTCGGCGTTCGGCTTCGAGTACGGCTACACCGTCGCGTTCGACGACGACCACACCGTCGGCCTCACGATGGACGAGGCGGGAGCCCACGAACTCGCGGAAGACGCCGAGGACGTGATGGACATCCCCGAAAACTCCCGCCAGCACCCGATCCTGCTGTACGAGCCCTCGGAGATGCCCGGCACGCTCGGCCGCCTGCGACCGTTCATCGGGAACGTCGGCACGACGCCGCCCGTCGAACTGCCGGACTCGCACAACGCGGGCGACTTCGGCCAGTTCCTCGTCGGCGCGGAACACGACTGGGGGCTCGAGAGCGAGGCCGATCTCGAAGAGCGCACCGACGGTCACATGGACGTCCCGGAGGTCCGGGCGGGCGCGACGCTCATCTGTCCCGTCAAGGTCGACGGTGCGGGCGTCTACGTCGGCGACCTGCACGCCAACCAGGGCGACGGCGAGCTCTCCCTGCACACGACCGACGTCAGCGGCACCGTCACGTTGGACGTCGAGGTCATCAAGGGGCTCGACGTCGACGGCCCGATCCTGCTGCCCAACGAGGAGGACCTCCCGTTCATCAGCAAACCCTACAGCGAGGACGAACTCGAGACCGGCCGGGAACTCGCCGCAAAGCACGGCGTCGACATCGAGGACGACGTGGGGCCGATCCAGGTCATCGGCTCGGGCGCGACGATCAACGACGCGACCGAGAACGCCTTCGATCGAGCCGGGAAACTGCTCGACATGAGCGAGGGCGAGGTCCGATCGCGGTGTACCTTCACCGGCGGCGTCCAGATCGGCCGGCTTCCGGGCGTCGTCCAGTTGGACATGCTCGCGCCGATGGACGTCCTCGAAGAGCGCGGGATGGCACACCTGGTGCGCGAACAGTACGATCTGTAG
- a CDS encoding MFS transporter, with amino-acid sequence MSRARLFASLCGLVFLLNLARIIFAPLLNVFIEEFAIGEATAGLIVTLAWVGSASLRLPTGWLLTKVPRYYVVVGSGAILTGSAALAATSTTVPHLMIGAFLMGLASGVYFVSANPLLSELYPERVGRVVGIHGAASQIAAVIAAPFVLLTLLIDWRLSLWAIAAGAAVVTAYTWLAARRTEMPTAGQSDRDFVAGALSEWRLIVTALAIVGAASFVWQGVFNFYELYMQSKGLSDRAAGTMLTIVFAAGVPAFFFGGDLADRFPQVPYLLGIVGMFSASLLALTMIDSLVALVAISAVIGFVIHALFPATDTYLLDTLPDSTRGSAYAVFSSIWMLTQAIGSSVLGLFIERDYSYDAVFASAALLLGAMIVVLVLLERTGRLPS; translated from the coding sequence GTGAGCCGTGCTCGACTCTTCGCATCCCTCTGTGGACTCGTCTTTCTCCTCAATCTCGCCAGAATCATCTTCGCACCGCTCCTGAACGTGTTTATCGAGGAGTTCGCGATCGGCGAGGCGACTGCTGGACTCATCGTGACCCTCGCGTGGGTCGGCAGCGCGTCCCTTCGGCTCCCCACCGGGTGGCTGCTCACGAAAGTCCCGCGATACTACGTGGTGGTCGGGTCCGGAGCGATCCTCACGGGGTCTGCCGCGCTCGCCGCGACCTCGACGACGGTTCCACACCTCATGATCGGAGCCTTCCTCATGGGTCTCGCCTCCGGCGTCTACTTCGTCTCGGCGAATCCGCTCCTGAGCGAACTGTACCCCGAACGCGTCGGACGCGTCGTGGGGATCCACGGGGCCGCCAGTCAGATCGCCGCGGTGATCGCCGCCCCGTTCGTCTTGCTCACGCTCCTGATCGACTGGCGACTCTCGCTGTGGGCGATCGCCGCCGGTGCGGCGGTGGTGACGGCCTACACGTGGCTCGCCGCGAGGCGAACCGAGATGCCGACGGCGGGGCAGTCCGATCGCGACTTCGTCGCCGGCGCGCTGTCGGAGTGGCGGCTCATCGTGACGGCGCTGGCGATCGTCGGCGCGGCGTCGTTCGTCTGGCAGGGCGTGTTCAACTTCTACGAACTGTACATGCAGTCGAAGGGACTCTCCGACCGGGCGGCGGGGACGATGCTCACGATAGTCTTCGCCGCCGGCGTTCCCGCGTTCTTCTTCGGCGGCGACCTGGCCGACAGGTTCCCGCAGGTCCCGTACCTGCTCGGGATCGTCGGGATGTTCTCCGCGAGCCTGCTCGCCTTGACGATGATCGACAGTCTGGTCGCACTCGTCGCGATCAGCGCGGTCATCGGCTTCGTCATTCACGCGCTGTTCCCCGCTACCGACACGTACCTCCTCGATACGCTCCCGGATTCGACCCGGGGGAGCGCCTACGCGGTGTTCAGTTCGATCTGGATGCTCACCCAGGCGATCGGCTCGTCCGTCCTCGGCCTGTTCATCGAACGCGACTACTCCTACGACGCGGTGTTCGCCAGCGCCGCACTCCTTCTGGGTGCGATGATCGTCGTTCTCGTCCTCCTCGAACGGACGGGACGGTTGCCGAGTTGA
- a CDS encoding rhodanese-like domain-containing protein, which translates to MSKIRPEDLDEKLSNGDSPYVLDIRPRDAYQRDRIDGSHNVPVYGQLRRGDEDEFRRSLADVPDDATVVTVCKAGIVARRATAVLEEEGYDAATLAGGMRGWNGYQNGSIGYRVASVLGRLLP; encoded by the coding sequence GTGAGCAAGATTCGCCCCGAGGATCTGGACGAGAAGCTCTCGAACGGTGACTCGCCGTACGTTCTCGACATTCGACCCCGTGACGCGTACCAGCGGGATCGCATCGACGGGAGTCACAACGTCCCGGTTTACGGCCAGTTGCGACGGGGCGACGAGGACGAGTTCCGTCGATCGCTCGCGGACGTTCCCGACGACGCGACCGTCGTCACGGTCTGCAAGGCAGGAATCGTCGCACGCCGCGCGACGGCGGTACTCGAAGAAGAGGGGTACGACGCTGCGACGCTGGCCGGCGGCATGCGGGGCTGGAACGGGTACCAGAATGGATCGATCGGCTACCGCGTGGCGTCCGTGCTCGGTCGACTCCTCCCCTGA
- a CDS encoding DUF5789 family protein produces the protein MTDHHAERTRELGVEFGELHSKLGEHGYPATNEELVDIYGEYAIQLPSGSTLLEEVLGPVATETYDSPAEAREAIFNMVDSRAIGRKYYSDRTPPALGERRPDEQLSF, from the coding sequence ATGACCGACCACCACGCAGAACGGACCCGCGAACTCGGGGTCGAATTCGGCGAACTCCACTCGAAACTCGGCGAGCACGGCTATCCGGCCACGAACGAGGAACTCGTCGACATCTACGGCGAGTACGCGATCCAGCTCCCGTCGGGGTCGACCCTGCTCGAAGAGGTGCTCGGCCCGGTCGCCACCGAGACGTACGATTCCCCCGCGGAGGCCCGCGAAGCGATCTTCAACATGGTCGACAGCAGGGCTATCGGGCGAAAGTACTACTCCGATCGAACGCCGCCGGCCCTCGGTGAACGACGGCCGGACGAGCAACTGTCGTTTTGA
- a CDS encoding formyltetrahydrofolate deformylase, with amino-acid sequence MTTDLTEITVIGDDDTGLIARVTSLLFERGINIEDLDQAVRDGVFRMYLAVDTSEMVCTEETLRADLHDLGDDLGLDVQVRFPADRDHQRIAVLVTKESHCLEALFEAWANDDLGADIGVVIGNHDDLQPLAEHYDVPFHDVGDDGGQQNEERLLEVLGEYDVDLIVLARYMRILSPNVVFRYEDRIINVHPSLLPAFPGAEAYRQALDEGVRVAGVTAHYVTTDLDQGPIITQRAFDVPDDADLEDMKRRGQPLEADALLEAVRLHLNGDVSVHRGRTSVRENGDRYQLGLPEEMDDVTPDRPVDGIGTAVADE; translated from the coding sequence ATGACGACTGACCTGACCGAAATCACGGTCATCGGGGACGACGACACCGGACTGATCGCTCGCGTCACGAGCCTCCTGTTCGAGCGCGGGATCAACATCGAGGACTTAGACCAGGCGGTCCGGGACGGCGTCTTCCGGATGTATCTCGCCGTGGATACCTCGGAGATGGTCTGTACCGAGGAAACGCTACGCGCGGACCTCCACGACCTCGGTGACGACCTCGGACTCGACGTGCAGGTTCGGTTCCCGGCCGATCGGGACCACCAGCGAATCGCCGTCCTCGTGACGAAGGAGAGTCACTGTCTCGAGGCGCTGTTCGAGGCCTGGGCCAACGACGACCTCGGGGCCGACATCGGCGTCGTCATCGGCAACCACGACGACCTCCAGCCGCTGGCCGAGCACTACGACGTGCCGTTCCACGACGTCGGCGACGACGGCGGACAACAGAACGAAGAGCGACTGCTGGAGGTGCTCGGCGAGTACGACGTCGACCTGATCGTCCTCGCGCGCTACATGCGCATTCTCTCCCCCAACGTCGTCTTCCGGTACGAGGACCGCATCATCAACGTCCATCCCTCCCTGCTACCGGCGTTCCCCGGTGCCGAGGCCTACAGACAGGCCCTCGACGAGGGCGTCCGCGTCGCAGGCGTCACCGCCCACTACGTCACGACCGACCTGGACCAGGGACCGATCATCACCCAGCGAGCGTTCGACGTCCCGGACGACGCCGATCTCGAGGATATGAAACGCCGCGGCCAGCCGCTGGAGGCCGACGCCCTGCTGGAGGCCGTCCGACTCCACCTGAACGGCGACGTCTCCGTCCACCGCGGCCGCACGAGCGTCCGCGAGAACGGCGATCGCTACCAGCTCGGACTGCCCGAGGAGATGGACGACGTCACGCCGGACCGGCCGGTCGACGGGATCGGGACGGCGGTCGCCGACGAGTAG
- a CDS encoding DUF2267 domain-containing protein, protein MQDTEFYGLVREAGHLDTTDRAQVATEAVLETLGESLTGGEAGDVARQLPDELAAIVEHAAHDAAGYDGDEFMERVSERLRGTDVEPDDAERYADAVTDAMAVALTDGQLQDLKAQLDDDLHPLFEGVMIDRENV, encoded by the coding sequence ATGCAGGACACCGAGTTCTACGGACTCGTCCGGGAAGCGGGCCACCTGGACACGACCGATCGTGCACAGGTTGCGACCGAAGCCGTCCTCGAGACGCTCGGCGAGAGCCTGACGGGCGGCGAAGCCGGGGACGTCGCCAGGCAGTTGCCCGACGAACTGGCAGCGATCGTCGAACACGCGGCCCACGACGCCGCCGGCTACGACGGCGACGAGTTCATGGAGCGCGTGAGCGAACGACTCCGCGGAACGGACGTCGAACCGGACGACGCGGAACGCTACGCCGATGCCGTCACCGACGCCATGGCGGTCGCGCTCACCGACGGGCAGTTGCAGGACCTGAAGGCACAACTCGACGACGACCTCCACCCGCTGTTCGAGGGCGTGATGATCGATCGGGAGAACGTCTGA
- a CDS encoding HVO_0649 family zinc finger protein: MSIRRSPFERFRTKFDASDARCGECGYVVEDGGWRVTAAGSRVRYQFACPTCNAVETREMRLE; encoded by the coding sequence ATGTCTATCCGCCGATCGCCGTTCGAGCGCTTCCGGACGAAGTTCGACGCGTCGGACGCCCGCTGTGGGGAGTGTGGCTACGTCGTCGAGGACGGCGGCTGGCGCGTCACCGCCGCCGGAAGCCGCGTCCGGTACCAGTTCGCCTGTCCGACCTGCAACGCCGTCGAGACCAGAGAGATGCGTCTCGAGTGA
- a CDS encoding DUF7576 family protein, translating to MIDSTDEDGPDCHRCGVAVASTGEQRVVSTVEDGEAIHTHFCSDDCLTAWES from the coding sequence ATGATCGATTCGACGGACGAAGACGGACCCGACTGTCACCGCTGTGGTGTGGCTGTCGCGTCGACGGGCGAACAGCGAGTCGTGAGCACGGTCGAGGACGGAGAGGCGATCCACACTCACTTCTGTAGCGACGATTGTCTGACGGCCTGGGAATCCTGA
- a CDS encoding HalOD1 output domain-containing protein produces MTATRTNHGGAGIDPEMETAVVAHDWENDTSLSTTIVSTIADLSGRDPAELDRLYDRIDPDSLETIFEPANGSTHRNGGRVSFRLDAYSITVHASGTVVVTKAG; encoded by the coding sequence ATGACTGCAACACGAACGAACCACGGCGGAGCTGGGATCGACCCCGAGATGGAGACGGCAGTCGTCGCCCACGACTGGGAGAACGACACGTCGCTGTCTACGACCATCGTCTCGACCATTGCCGACCTCTCGGGGCGGGACCCGGCGGAACTCGATCGACTCTACGACCGGATCGATCCGGACAGCCTCGAGACGATCTTCGAACCTGCGAACGGGAGTACTCACCGGAACGGCGGTCGCGTCTCGTTTCGGCTGGACGCATACTCGATTACGGTGCACGCGAGCGGAACCGTCGTCGTTACGAAAGCGGGGTAA